The Candidatus Rhabdochlamydia sp. T3358 nucleotide sequence GAAGCAATCGCTTCTCGATCTTTAAAGTCTGAAAAATGACAGCAAAGTATATATGCTTCAGAAAGAAACTGTTGAGGGGATTTGCCAAACAGTAATATTCCTGCAGTCGTAGCGTAGTCAGTGCTATGCTCTTTTTTAATGATCTCGTATGATCGTAAGACAGCTTCGGTCAAAGCAGAGGTAATACCATTGCGTCGATGATCTAAAAAATATTGAATTTTGGTATTGTCAAGGTCCTCAATAGTAGTATGATATAAAGGAAGCTGGTCGTAAGAGATACCTCGTGATTGCCATTTGAGTTCCTCAATTATATTAGCATCAGCTTTAACAGTTGATCTGCCAAGTCGTATGAAAGTTCCTTCTGCAAGACCCAACGATTTTTGATAATAAGGCTTATTTGTTCCTGAAGAAACTTCAATAATTAAAAGAACTTTATCGTTAATTCTTTGTTGGTAAATGAGTGGAAGGATAGGTGGTGTGCATGCTTTATAAATGGCATGATCGAGCCATTCCATAGCTTGATGAGCGGTATCTTCTGAGATTCCTTCAATAATCCCATCATTTTTGACGCCGATTACAAGCTTCCCACCTTTTGCATTGCAAAATCCGATGATCGTTTTAATGATTTTTGCATTAGCTGGAATGATAGATTTAAACTCTAGCTTTGAGGATTCTTGACCTGGATATTTCATATAAGCTCCTATTGACCCAATATTAGCATATTGGGTCGATTGGGTCAATTAATATAAGCTTAATCGACCCAATCGACCCAAATCTATAGCTTGGGTCGATTAGTCTTAAAGCAGTTCCTAATTACCTAACTTACTTATAATGAAAGAGAAAAAAACAAAAAAATAAAATATGGCCCTTTATAAAAGGACCAAGGAAGATATAGTATTTTAAGAAGCTCTAAAAATTAGAACCCAAATGGGACGGGACTTGATTCACTAGATAGCTGCTGATAGCCATCTTCACAAGCAGCTTTGATTAAATCTTGTAATCCTTCAGGATCATTGGGGTCTAAACATTCTGGTTTAATTTTTATTTCTAGAAGCTCTTTCTCTCCATTCAGCACAACTGTAACAAGATCAGCTGAGCTTTTACCTGTTACTTTTTTGTTTTGTAATTCACTGCGCATCGTTTCGAGTTGCTGCTCCATGAGCTTTGCTTGTTTTTTTGCTTTTGAATAACCACTGCCCATATAAATTATGACTCCTTTTTAATTACAGCTTCTAATTCTACAGCAGCAAACCGCAATAAGGTATCATATCGACTTTGATGTGTAGAAGGAGATGCGGGGGTAGATTTTGGTTCTTGAATAGGGGAAGGTAAGGGTTTTATATTCTCTGTTGGAATTACCGGGTCTAATGGTTCTGGAGAAGGAATAGCTGGTATAGATAACTTAGACTCTAATTGGATAAGGCGTTGCACAAGTATAGAAGAGTGAATACGGTACTTAGAGCGAATGATATGTAATAAGATGGTTTCAACTAAAATTTGTTTTACAGAGATTTTACTAATCATTTGTTGCCAATGAATCAGATAATCTAAAATATCCAAGCACTGTTCTAAAGTATAGTAAGCAGCAGATGCTTTGTAATTGCTATGCTGGTTTCCAAATAGACAAATTGGAAAACGATCCAGCTTATATTGAATTAAGTTGCGGTAATGCTGAGTGAGTTGGTTGATAAAGTAATAGAGATCTTTACCGCTTGAAAAAAGATCATGGGATAACTCAAAAGCAATTTTAAGATTGTATTCTTCTACGGCCTTATCTAGCTTAAAAAAGAGGGATTTATCAATTAAAGCAAAAGCTAAAGTGGCATTTTTTACAGTAATACAAGAGTTATCAAAACAGATGAGTTGATCAAGTAAAGATTCTGCATCGCGTAGCGAGCCATCAGATAACTCAGAAATCAGAAAAAGAGCTTCTTCTTCACAAGAAATTCCCAGATTTTCTAAAATTTGTTTGAGCTTTTTGACAATTAATTGAGGAGAGATGCGATTAAGATCAAACCGTTGGCAGCGACTAATAATAGTTGGTAAAACTTTATGTGGCTCTGTAGTAGCAAAGATGAATTTAACAGTAGGAGGAGGTTCTTCAAGAGGTTTAAGAAGAGCGTTAAAAGCCTCTTTTGTTAGCATGTGTACTTCATCGATAATGTATATTTTATATTTACCATGAGTTGGGGCATAGCCAATTGTCTCATTAATTTGACGGATATCATCGATGCCTCTATGAGAGGCTCCATCAATTTCCAATACATCCAAAGAACAATTGTTCAAGACATCTAAGCAAGAACTACACTGATTACAAGGCTCAGACTCTGCATTGAGATTTTGGCAGTTCAATGCTTTTGCTAAAATCCGTAAGAGAGAGGTTTTTCCTGTACCGCGTAATCCACAAAAAAGATATGCGTGGGCTAATCTTGAATTATAGAGAGCGTTTTTTAAGGTGGTGACAATTGCATCTTGCCCAAGCACATCAGCAAAAAGCTGCGGTCGATATTTTCTATAAGAAATACTCACTAAACCCTCTAGCTATAATAACACTTTTATTATCATACAAAAAAAGCATTTAGAAGACAAAGAGATCGTTAAAGAATTGAGGGAATACGTGAAAATAATTTTTATCTCTAGAAAAGATAGTTATTAATTGCTAAGAATCTGTTATAATGGAAAAGATAAGTTCAAAGGGAGTTTTCAAAGCTTAAACCCCTTATGCAAGAAGCAGAAATTGAAGAAAACCAATTAGACTCACGCGGATGGCGAAAGTGGTTTAAAGGCCATGATTTTGCTAAACGCTTTATCCTGTTTTTACTCTTGCTCATTTCTTTGGCTTTTTTCATTAATAACCGAGAAGTTTTAATTGATTTACCTGAAGTTGGCAGTCTAGCTCCCCGCTATGTAAGCGCCCAAATCGCTTTTGATTTTCCAGATCTTGAAGCCACAAGAATGCTAAAACAAGAGGCAGTGAGAGATATTGGTTCCTTCTATCGCATAGATGAAAACCAAATCCGCAGCTATCGCAAAGAATTAGAGCTTTCTTTAATTCAAAATCCAAATTGGCGTTCTAAATTAAGTAAAAGCACTTTTGAAAATCTTTATACCGTTTTAGATCGATTAGAAGAGATTTTAATTCAGGCGCATTTTACTGATCAGCGTACCTTAAATAAAATGCACGGGCTTGATATCCCCACTAAAGGAATTTCTGTTCTTTCTTTAGCTAAAGAGAACATAGAAGAGCAGCAGCTTCTGCCTGAGCGGTTTTGGGAGAAACTACAAGAGCGGCTAAAGGAGATTGGTCATTTAAACTCAGAGGCAATTGATTTTATTCTTGCACAATTTTCTAAACAGTTTTGGCTTTTTCAAGAAGATCTTTCTTTAGAGCGCAGTATCAAACACAGTATTCAAGATCGAGTGATTCCGCGATATACTCACATTGAACCAGGAAGTCAAATTATTAAGATAGGGGAAAGAGTTTCTCAGCGTCATCTAACCATGTTAAAATCTATGAAGCATGCGTTAACAGAATCTCGAGATCTATGGGCTTTTAAGACATTGTTAAGTAGCTTTTTAGTAGCACTTTCCTTATTGATTTCAGTCATTGCTTTCTTAAATATTTTCTACCACGATATTTTACAATCAGTGCGTAAATTATCTCTTTTAGTATTAATTTTTATTATGACTTTAATTTTTTCTTCCTTAGTTGAGCATTTGCTGCTCTCTGAAGAAAATCATTTGATTGAAGTTGCTCGTATTCCTATTTTAGTGCCTTTTGCCTCTATATTAATATGTATTTTGTTTGAAACCCAACTAGCCTTGATCATTTCCTTATGTCTTTTATTTTTATTTTCAGCTGTTCTAGCGG carries:
- a CDS encoding RNA-binding domain-containing protein — translated: MKYPGQESSKLEFKSIIPANAKIIKTIIGFCNAKGGKLVIGVKNDGIIEGISEDTAHQAMEWLDHAIYKACTPPILPLIYQQRINDKVLLIIEVSSGTNKPYYQKSLGLAEGTFIRLGRSTVKADANIIEELKWQSRGISYDQLPLYHTTIEDLDNTKIQYFLDHRRNGITSALTEAVLRSYEIIKKEHSTDYATTAGILLFGKSPQQFLSEAYILCCHFSDFKDREAIASRTCKGTLFEQFDESFDFIMERINKSFKIEKRKREEHWEIPPIAIREVLMNAILHRNYHINAPIKISIYSNRIEFFSPGGLPGPIDTSELESGITYVRNTSIAKILWEAKYIEKMGSGFITLFKSYRKEGLLPPEVIEGTNFVKCILPRVLSETIQEDIEALILSLFKISDEISRADIIRQLNIPRTSAGRALNKLIKSGKLERYGKGPNTKYRCLAN
- a CDS encoding YbaB/EbfC family nucleoid-associated protein; protein product: MGSGYSKAKKQAKLMEQQLETMRSELQNKKVTGKSSADLVTVVLNGEKELLEIKIKPECLDPNDPEGLQDLIKAACEDGYQQLSSESSPVPFGF
- the dnaX gene encoding DNA polymerase III subunit gamma/tau, whose amino-acid sequence is MSISYRKYRPQLFADVLGQDAIVTTLKNALYNSRLAHAYLFCGLRGTGKTSLLRILAKALNCQNLNAESEPCNQCSSCLDVLNNCSLDVLEIDGASHRGIDDIRQINETIGYAPTHGKYKIYIIDEVHMLTKEAFNALLKPLEEPPPTVKFIFATTEPHKVLPTIISRCQRFDLNRISPQLIVKKLKQILENLGISCEEEALFLISELSDGSLRDAESLLDQLICFDNSCITVKNATLAFALIDKSLFFKLDKAVEEYNLKIAFELSHDLFSSGKDLYYFINQLTQHYRNLIQYKLDRFPICLFGNQHSNYKASAAYYTLEQCLDILDYLIHWQQMISKISVKQILVETILLHIIRSKYRIHSSILVQRLIQLESKLSIPAIPSPEPLDPVIPTENIKPLPSPIQEPKSTPASPSTHQSRYDTLLRFAAVELEAVIKKES
- a CDS encoding HDIG domain-containing metalloprotein, which translates into the protein MQEAEIEENQLDSRGWRKWFKGHDFAKRFILFLLLLISLAFFINNREVLIDLPEVGSLAPRYVSAQIAFDFPDLEATRMLKQEAVRDIGSFYRIDENQIRSYRKELELSLIQNPNWRSKLSKSTFENLYTVLDRLEEILIQAHFTDQRTLNKMHGLDIPTKGISVLSLAKENIEEQQLLPERFWEKLQERLKEIGHLNSEAIDFILAQFSKQFWLFQEDLSLERSIKHSIQDRVIPRYTHIEPGSQIIKIGERVSQRHLTMLKSMKHALTESRDLWAFKTLLSSFLVALSLLISVIAFLNIFYHDILQSVRKLSLLVLIFIMTLIFSSLVEHLLLSEENHLIEVARIPILVPFASILICILFETQLALIISLCLLFLFSAVLAVNYVPFILINFIAIITTVLFTHNLHKRKQIFSVFGKVWLSILLPILGLNLAKNALWGFNLISDVMSCFVFLCAIAILTVALLPILESLFHVTTDMSLMEYMDPNHELLHRLSLEAPGTYQHCLVVGHLAEAGARSIGANGLFCRVATLYHDIGKLFNPHYFTENQFGGFNIHQLLTPMESTQVIIAHVPEGEALARKHHLPQGFIDIIREHHGTTMVYYFYCKQMEQMGSDTNKVNEKLFRYPGPKPRTRESAIIMIADTIEAASRSMEELTEESITDMIDKLIDEKAEDGQFNESQLTFEELGKVKRAIIKSLIVTRHLRIKYPSRIKT